The genomic interval TTATTAATTCAACTGATAAAACTTCTTACGATGGAAATGTTGTTTCAATTCATGATCATACAGGCAGCAATATTATTATCTCAATTGCCATCTGACATAGTGGGAGTAGCAATACAAGAAAATCAGTTATATGATGCCGTTAATGTTATCTTATCCCTACAGGTACTTCATAGGCAACGGTCTTAAAATTGATTATCaactatttaattttgtctttcGAAAGAAAACATATCAGGTTTGTACAAATGCATGTCTTCTTAGTTGCAGAACAGCACTGGAGGCTTTGCATCTTATGAGCTAACAAGATCTTATCCATGGTTAGAGgtgagaaaaaatattttcctttcaattaATTGGGTCTATTAACTGAGGAGTGAGGCATTGATTAAGTTTTGacaagattttatttgtattaaatttcaGATGATCAATCCAGCTGAAACTTTCGGAGATATCATTATAGATTATCAGTAAGAtaaccaaattaattaattattccatTGATTAATTAGCAAtcaaaatgtataaaataaaaattttctaagcTACATCAAAATGCAGATAATCAATATGTGCAAGTTATGACAAACTAAATTTAAGAgtagttaaaattaaattaggtGTCTAATTTATTACAGGAGTTATGGTCGCTCATATTTCGTGTTTAATTTAGGTATGTGGAGTGCACTTCAGCAGCAATCCAAGGTCTAAAATCATTCATGAAAAGCTATCCAGGACATAGgagaaaagaaatagaagCAAGTATTGAAAAGGCCATCGAGTTTATTGAAAGCAAACAACAAGCTGATGGTTCGTGGTATGTTTAACTTTTATATAAATGTCATgttgatttaaataaaactttccTGTATATCACtctctaattaaataattaagcatCTTGATTTTAGTATGTTAAGAAATGTTATGATAATTTGAAGTGATTATTTATGAATTCAGGTATGGGTCGTGGGGAGTGTGCTTCACATATGGAACGTGGTTTGGAATAAAGGGCCTGGTGGCTTGCGGCATGACATATGAAAATAGCAATAGCATCAGAAAAGCATGTGATTTCTTGCTATCCAAACAGCTTGATTCTGGTGGGTGGGGAGAGAGCTATCTTTCTTGCCAAAACAAGGTAATTAACCTAATTTTGAGTTTATTAAGGATATCCAAGTTTGTTATTTTCCCAGGAAATTTTGGGAAAGAAATTGTTAATTGCATAGTGGGGGAAAAAACCATTATATTGAttgtacattttttatttttaaactgcCATTGTGAAATCCTTGATAAGGTATACACAAATCTGGAAGGAAATAAATCACATCTCGTAAACACTGCGTGGGCAATGATATCTCTCATTGAAGCTGGCCAGGTATgtaaattagtaaatatattctttaaatcgaattataattaaacaaaatcctaacaataatgtcaattaataatatttttatttacataaatgGATTAGGCTCATAGAGATTCAATCCCATTACACCGCGCTGCAAAGGTGCTCATTAATTCACAAATGGAAAATGGAGATTTCCCACAGCAGGTAAATCTGCATACTATAAAGAGAGacataattaagttaaaaaaaaaaggagagagagatagataatcattttgaatataataattgtgAGACTTGAAAGATAAAACTAGTATAATAAGTTTATTAATACTTacctttatatttattcttcttttatagGAAATCATGGGAGTATTCAACAAGAATTGTATGATAAGTTATTCTGCTTACAGAAACATCTTTCCCGTATGGGCTCTTGGTGAATATCTCAATCGTGTTTTGCTACCTTCCAAGAATTGTTGAATGTACCAAAAGCAATGCGATAATGATCTTATGCATGgtcaattaataaatgaaaaataaaagcctgaataattaaattagtgtAATACGTAATTAGCTAGTGCTCCAATGACTTGCTCTATCATAAGTTAGGTAATCAaaacaattatatatgtaatgtaattattaggACGTTAAGCTCTTTTTGACACAATCATTACggcatattttatttataaatatgaagAAGATGGGCATTAATCTTAGGTGACATAAGTGATTAAACCTTAAATTAACGTTGAATTAATTGTCACAAAATAATAACGaatataatcattaaaaaaataatggcaattttaattacaaagaatTAATTACGCTTGAGAGAAGTAAGGAGGAGCTCTTCCATATAATGCTGGAACAGTAGCAGGGAAAAACATTTGCATCACTCCCTCCGCTTTGATGATGGGAAAAAGAATTTCTGATGCACCCTgcataaatatgatttttttttcttattcatcAAAATAATCGAAACgatcattttaataattaactgtAAAGTAAGCAGATAAATAGTTACTTCTTCTCTTCTGCAAACGTTTACGCTTTACAAAATGTGAATTGTAGCAATAcaatatcatattatttttttgtcaattattattttgtaaaattaatgtaaacgTCCCCATCTGATGAGAATTTTGACTAAGGAAAATGCTTACCCAAATTAGCGTAGCACCAATCCACAAGCGTTTAGGCGAAGGAAATGGTAATAACAAACGACCAACACCAAATATTGCCATTGCtaagaaatggaaaattaagCTTGATGGGCGAGGGTTTAGGCCTGACAGTAGAGCCATTGCTCCTGATGTGTAAATTCCTCCAAGCCCTAAATAATCAACACTTGCTTGCCGCATTATCTCTCTTGCCTCATCAGATGATGCTGAAAACACTTGGTAAGCAGAATTTGCCAGAGTGTTTATTGTAGATGCCACGGGCTGCATGCatggaaaaataatatcaatcaCCCATGCACACACTTATATTCGACAGACAGTGACTCAATTTGACAGTTACCTTGCGTAAGGTGTAAAAGGATTCGAGATATTGGTTAAGAGAAGCAGCATCGTGAAAATCCTGAAGAGGCTTTATAAGATTTCTAAGTACGACGACGTCAGAGAGAGCCACAGTCATTCCCCCACCAGTTAAAGGATGGCGCATGTTGAAAGCATCACCCAACAAAAGGGCTCCGGGCGTAGGTTTGGGAGCCGCCGGCATGCTTCTATTTGTCGCTGTTCTAATGCTGCCTTTCTCAACTTTTGAAACGAATGCATCGCGAAGCTCATCAGGAATCTGAAACAAACAACAGTGCTCATCATGTAACTATGATTAGCTTCACAAGGGATTCCTAATACTTTTCGTTAACTGTgtaatttaacatttaataaaatagcCAACCATAAACGCATGTGTggcagaaaattaaagaaagattaACACATGCAGCTCAACTCAATTACAAATTCGAAAAATGTACCTGCGGTGCCACTTTGGTCTTCAAGTATTTGGCCATTTCACCATTGGCAATTGAAGGTAATTTCTGACCAGCTGGTACATCAACCAAGCATCTAACTTCTGAGCTACTAATTGGATAAAATAAGATGGGTGAGGGATCTGCTAAAACTACGTGTCCGTGATTTGGGACTGGAAGCTGACAGTTCTCCAATGCCATACCGACAAAGCATGATGGTATATCAACCTGTTAAAACAATTCAAGTTCGATACTATCAATATTTATTAGGATAAACAAATTAAGGAAACTTGGTtgcagccaaaaaaaaattaaaattaaaatacgaaAGAAACTTTCACCTTTGGATTGCAAAGAGACCGACGCAGATTGGAGAAGCCACCGTCACATACAATTGTAAGAGGAGCGCAAGATTTGTGTTCTTGACCGTCCTTAGTTTTGTAATGAACCCCTTTCACAAttccattttcttcaaacaGGGATGTCACTGTCCCTTCCTCCATCCGTACACTGAATTGATCATTAAATTGTCAAACgccaattatttttgtttttgttaaaaatCTGGAGCAATCAATGCATTGTATTTGATTGTTGATATAATCTATGCAGATATTCGCACTTGAgaatagtaaaaaatattatatgcaCGTACCTGGGAAGAGTAGCAGCTTTTTCTCTCATTCTTTGAATGAACCGGCCATTGTGGAAACTCCTGCCGGCAACATTAGCCTGAAAGTTTCCCAGTGGATATGgagtttttgtaatttttccgTCCTTGAACAGAGCGTATCCAACTACAGGCTGGGCATCGATTTCTTCCACACAATCTGCATTCATTCAGATAATTAAAACAAGTACAATAGtgttaattaatgaaacttgttgtaattaattagttatgtTATTATATACCATCAAGGCCTAATTCAACTAGTTTCAGGTATCCTCCAGGCTGTAGCAATTCACCAACAATTCTATCAGGCTCCGTCAAGTCTCTTTCGATCACATGAACTCTTCTTCCATCCTGCATATCAATTtcgtttattttaattgaaattaaataaacccaaaaagccaaaaaaagaaaaaaaggaattacGTACGTACCTTGCCAAGGGTATGGGCCAGAGCAGCACCAGCAACACCAGCACCAACAATGATAACATCGGGGCCGGAAACATTCTCCGGCAGAGAATGTTCGTTATCTGCGGATGTCAAAACGACGTCATTTTCCATCTTGTTGTAATTCTTTCTGCTCTTGGGTAACTTCTTCATCTTGTTAGGGCGcaaaattatgagaagaaGCAAGCCAATAAGAGAAGTAGCAAAGAAAGTGCCAATGAACTGATCAATCATCAACATCATTCTTTTTTCGGTTCTGAATTCAGACAAATGTCTGCGAAAAATGAATGCAATATCTTGATTGTCTTTCTTGATTTGTTGGTAAGCTTTTGATTCGATGAGTGATTGTGAGCAGAGGCCTGAGAGGCttaataaatagaaagatCACATGCGGGGTGGTGGTGTTTTTGGTCAAGAGAACTTCAATGCCAAATTGTAACTTCTGCAATATCAACTGTTTTTTGAGTCAGCAGCCAGCTACGACGACTGGTCCTTCAGCGACTCTAAACTCATCATGTTTcctattacttttattttttattaccaGTATTttgaaggatttttttttattatcactaAAATGGAATCTTGCTAAGtcatttaatacaaaattttacatcaatttaagaattgtaaattaaaaaattaattgtgaaaaatatAGAAGTTCAAGcccattttaaatttatgagcaTACTTTTAAGTAAGATTAAGCTCGTAGGCTTTTATAGTATGTTTAGAATCAGACTTGTGCACAAACAGATccacactattttttttttcacataaaaTGAACCAATAAGAAAAGCGGCTTGtacacttaaaaattattaaaggataaatttTGCTATACTCCTTAGAGTTTGGGTCAATTATTCTATTAGTCCTTGTAttcttatttcaaaatatcaagATTGTTATTTCTATCACTGTTTGATCTAATTTTTTgagaacaaatttaatatgcTACAGGTgaaaagtagaaaataattaagtatattttatatattaaaaatagatacacaagaaaatattttaggaaacttataaaatacaaGAATTACCAAACCCTTAAGGAATAAAGCAACACTTTCCTTtattagaattaataaaagttgatATATGGAATATTGAGAACGAGTATAgtattgtatatatatttgtacCCTTTATTCTCCTTGTTGCTTGACGACGAAGGACCACGGCCATGACAAAATAAGTTATAATTACCGTCAAGTTCAAGTCTTTATGAATCTAtgtattgataaataaaaggaTTTTTCTATCTGGAAATGCACTCACTTGGAGGCTGAAACTAAGGGAGTTACCAGAGAAGATATGTTGAGTGTTATGCACAGATTAGTGGGTACGCTGGCCAAGATTGAGCTTGATTTTGTAGCAGCTATATGGTGATTTACGTGGCATGTAAGGAACAAACTCGTCGTTGAGGGAAGAAACCAAACCCCATGTTTTCATCTACTAAGGGTAAAACAGTCATGGATGttagaaccaaaaaaaaattgataaaaaccATTACCTACAACCCATGAACATTCATGTTGTACCaacaaaaatcaataacaaattatgCAAAAACATACATGAATCCATAACACTAAATTGCTCTTTAGGATTGTGTGGTTGGCCTTCTAGATCAACACGTTCTCCTAGTGAATCCTTTGATATCATATGCACTGTCTCTCTAATGATGGTATGTCAGTAGAGAATAGAATGATATACGTGACTTAAGGATCATAACCACTTATATAGACAACCTTTTCCTGTTGTCATTAGGTATTCCTAATTCTGTCCATCATAGAATTAGAATACAATTAGGTCTCTACACATTAAAGGCCCACACCCGTTAGATACATTAAAGGCCATAATACCAAACACCTTAATAGATCACTTTTAACTAGGCTTAAACTTATATAACAGTTtgcaatacataattattcacatataagcCTGATGTTGGATTAAAAATCCAACAatgctaaattaaaaatccaaCAATGGATGCTTATCAAAAAGTGAAGGTGAAGGAacaaaattgcaaaaaaaaaaagcaaagaagATAGAAAACTGCGAGAATAGAGTCCACTACCTATCAATTGCTTAAAAGTCAATGTTGATGTTGTTGTCCATAAAGATAAGCAAGTTGTAGGTTTAAGGGAACTCACTAGGCCAAGTGATAGTTGCAGCaatgaaaacataaaatttcaagGGAATATTTCTCTTGTAGAAACTCAAGCTGTCAAATAGGGGATAGAGGTGGCAAAAGAGGCAAGCCTCACAGATGTGATTTTTGAAACAAATTGCAGTGAATTGGCTGACTTAACCAACAACAAAACCAACAATAGAACAGAAATTTGGTGGACTATATCATAGATTCaaagaagtaaataaaattttcaatcggCAATAGTCCAACATGTACCAAAGCATTGTAATATTCTTGCTCACTCTCTCACTAAAAGAGCTTTTAGAAGCTCGAAATATGTCATATGGCTGGATGGATTCCCAGCTAATatattgtatttgttttttttattattattatctcaaATGAATGAAAGGgttacttcaattttttctaaacaataaaaagatttttctaaGTTACATGTATTTTAActtacaatcaaatttttttagtgtaaAAATGAGTAATACAGTAGTGGAGTCTGATGGGCTTGTGAGTGAATTTTACTTAGCTATAAGTTACAATAAACATAACTTAAAGTGACTCtgaataaaattgatattgtTCAATTCCTAGGATTGtcaatatttacattttaagtaaTTCACAATACTTTTGTGTCAACtttaaattctatttaatATGGTAACGTTGCAGTAGCCATTCACCgctaaaaaaaagtattattttatgGGAAATACTTGGTGTAAAGAAAGATGagagaaataaagaagaaaaaagaagaaagagagtgggtgggtagagagagagaagacaaatatttctcatctttctcTACACCTAGCACTActcttattttattgttataatagGTAGCTAGTCTATATATACTAGAGCAAGCTATTTGTGAGTCtatgtaaatttaaataaaattgataccATTCAATTCTTGGGATTTTCACTATTAGTGTTTTTAAACCGTTCACATACTGAGACTCTATTTTGGTTTAAGTCTTAATAAgcgaaaaaatattattattgagattcattaaaaaataaataaataaataaaagtgatCTCTAATAGAACTACAAGTTTTAGATTGATCAATTGATGATGATTCACATTTTTGTAGTCATATTATCCAACCTAAATACcctctaaaataaaatatagaaagtAGGATGAGAAAAATTGGTCCCATCTACTTTGGGGCATGATCACTTTCCATATTTACAAAATGATCAAGATTTTTGCCATATTTTTGTACATAATAGTTATAATTCTTGGCATACATGTGCATGTGCATGCTATATATACTTGATTCTTATCATACAAGCACCACCTAAGGGTCTTGATGGTTATAATATATATcacataataaaattgattcctgtcatatatatttacatcCCATGTCAAAATGCCATGATTGAAAAGGATCTGCATGTGATTCCTAGAAAtgatcatttaaattttagcaAGTTGTTTTACAAATTCATGAGACTTCAACATAAGGATACGCTGGAAACAATTAATGAAGTTCTTCATTATATGCATGATGTGCATCCGGCCGATTTAGATTtgtcacaaattaaaaaataacgacaacgattataattttttttttgaattgatCGAAtacaaaaaagtaattttacaaattaaagaatcaCGCTTGAGATAATTAAAGAGCACCCCTCCTAAAAATCTCAAGTAACACACCCTTAATCACTTTATGGACACGTAATTGATAGCAACAAAACACGATTAAGAGACATTAATGTCGATAAACAGGAGGAGCTCTATACAACGCCGGAACAGTGGCAGGGAAAAACATTTGCCTCACTCCCTCCGCTTTGATGATGGGAAAAAGAATTTCTGAAGCACCCTGTaagaatatgaaattttttttatgaatcaAAATAATCCGAACgattatttaaatcattaattgaAAAGCAATGTCCggataaaaaattacttctCTCCTACAAATATTTGTActttacaaaatacaaattgtGGTAATACTAATATAGTATCACTTTATGTTTACtccaattaatattttgtaaaatacagATATCCGTGCCTGATGAGAATTTTGATGATAGAAAACATACGTACCCAAATTAGCTTAGCACCAATCCACAAGCGTTTAGGCGAAGGAAATGGTAGTAACAAACGGCCAACACCAAATACTGCCATTGCtaagaaatggaaaattaagCTTGACGGGCGAGGATTTAGGCCTGAGAGTAGAGCCATTGCTCCTGATGTGTAAATTCCTCCAAGCCCTAAATAATCAACACTTGCTTGCCGCATCATCTCTCTTGCTTCATCTGATGATGCTGAAAACACTTGGTAAACAGAATTTGCCAGAGTGTTTATTGTAGATGCCACCGGCTGCGTgcatgaaagaaaaacaattttattttcgggcgcaaattaaattttatagtatGTTTGTAGTAACGTTTCTTAGTagttaatattataactaactTCGTGCCGTTATACTTGATACCAAGTGATTAAATTTGACGTTTACCTTGCGTAAGACGTAAAAGGATTCGAGGTACTTGTTAAGAGAAGCGGCATCATGAAAATCATGCAGAGGCTTAATAAGATTTCTAAGCACGACGATGTCAGAGAGAGCCACGGTCATTCCACCACCAGTTAAAGGATGGCGCATGTTGAACGCATCTCCCAGCAAAAGGGCTCCGGGTGTAGGCTTCGGGACAGCCGGCATACTTTTGTTTGTCATTGTTCTAATGTTGCCTTTTCCAACTGTAGAAATGAATGCATCACGAAACTCAATTGGTACCTGAAATAAACACCAAGTTCATAATTAATATGGGATTCCTTATGTATacatttttttggaaaaaaaaattatatgtataaatataaatcatttaGTAACATAAAGATGCACCTGCGGTGCTACTTTGgtcttcaaatattttgtcaTTTCACCATTGGCAACTGAAGGTAATTTCTGACCGGGAACATCAACCAAGCACCTCACTTCTGTGCTACTAATTGGGTAAAACAAGATGGGTGAAGGATCTGCTAAAACTACGTGCCCGTGATTTGGGACTGGAAGCTGACAGTTCTCCAATACCATACCGACAAAACATGATGGTATTTCAACCTGTTGAGACAAGTCAATTCGATACTATCAATTAGCCAGCTGCTTGGTAAGAAAAGACTAATTAGGgatactaataattaatttgcagAGACCAAcatataactaattaaaaaataagatagaAATTTCCACCTTTGGGTTACAAAGAGACCGGCGCAAATTGGAGAAGCCACCGTCACATACAATCGTAAGAGGAGCACAAGATTTATGCTCTTGACCGTCCTTAGTTTTGTAATGAATTCCTTTTACGAttccattttcttcaaacaGTGATGTCACTGTCCCTTCCTCCATCCGTACACTGAATTGATCATTAAATTGtcaaatgttaattaattaattaattgattgatttgtACTTTGGAATTGAACAATTAATCATCATGATCATGTAACAATCAGTCAAAGCAAAGcgcaaattaaagaaattaattaatatatgcatgcttttctcttttgttgaAATCTGGACCAATCAATGCATTGGAGTTGACGaactttttatctttaatttactCCAGACAATTTTAACGTAATCAATGCGAAAATGTGTACGTACTTCGGAAGAGAAGCAGCTTTTTCTCTCATTCTTTGAATGAACCGGCCATTGTGAAAGCTCCTGCCGGCGACATTGGCCTGAAATTTCCCCAGTGGGTATGGAGATTTCGTAATTTTTCCATTCTTGAAGAGAGCATATCCAACTACAGGTTGAGCATCGATTCCTTCCACACAATCTGCATGCATTCACCAAATTAAACAAgtgtaataattaaattttagtgatGTTATGGTCGCACATATTAttgtgatttaatttcaacaaaattaaattaatatgatacGTACCCTCGAGGCCTAGTTCAATTAGTTTCAAGTATCCTCCAGGCTGAAGCAATTCACCAACGATTCTGTCAGGCTGCGTCATATCTCTTTCTATCACATGAACTCGCCTTCCATCctgcatatatatttttcaattgattaTTACTAAGTCATCAAGTGACTCGAGATAaacatccaaaaaaaaaatgaaaataaaattttacgtACCGTGCCAAGGGTATGAGCTAGGGCAGCACCAGCGACACCAGCGCCAACAACGATGACATCAGGTCCGGCAACACTCTCCGGTGAGGAATGTCGGTTGTTAGGGGATGCCATGACGACGTCGTTATCGATCTTGTAATACTTTCTGTTGTTCTTGGGTAACTTCCTCATCTTGTTAGGTCGCAGAATTAAGAGAAGAAGCAATCCAATGAGAGAAGTAACAAAGAAAGTGCCAACAATGAATTGATCAATCATCAAcaccatttttccttttccctcTTGGGATCCAAAAATTCAAGCAACTGTTTgcaataatattaatgcaGGATATATCTTG from Citrus sinensis cultivar Valencia sweet orange chromosome 9, DVS_A1.0, whole genome shotgun sequence carries:
- the LOC102615022 gene encoding squalene epoxidase 1-like, translated to MALENCQLPVPNHGHVVLADPSPILFYPISSSEVRCLVDVPAGQKLPSIANGEMAKYLKTKVAPQIPDELRDAFVSKVEKGSIRTATNRSMPAAPKPTPGALLLGDAFNMRHPLTGGGMTVALSDVVVLRNLIKPLQDFHDAASLNQYLESFYTLRKPVASTINTLANSAYQVFSASSDEAREIMRQASVDYLGLGGIYTSGAMALLSGLNPRPSSLIFHFLAMAIFGVGRLLLPFPSPKRLWIGATLIWGASEILFPIIKAEGVMQMFFPATVPALYGRAPPYFSQA
- the LOC102614721 gene encoding squalene epoxidase 3-like, yielding MVLMIDQFIVGTFFVTSLIGLLLLLILRPNKMRKLPKNNRKYYKIDNDVVMASPNNRHSSPESVAGPDVIVVGAGVAGAALAHTLGTDGRRVHVIERDMTQPDRIVGELLQPGGYLKLIELGLEDCVEGIDAQPVVGYALFKNGKITKSPYPLGKFQANVAGRSFHNGRFIQRMREKAASLPNVRMEEGTVTSLFEENGIVKGIHYKTKDGQEHKSCAPLTIVCDGGFSNLRRSLCNPKVEIPSCFVGMVLENCQLPVPNHGHVVLADPSPILFYPISSTEVRCLVDVPGQKLPSVANGEMTKYLKTKVAPQVPIEFRDAFISTVGKGNIRTMTNKSMPAVPKPTPGALLLGDAFNMRHPLTGGGMTVALSDIVVLRNLIKPLHDFHDAASLNKYLESFYVLRKPVASTINTLANSVYQVFSASSDEAREMMRQASVDYLGLGGIYTSGAMALLSGLNPRPSSLIFHFLAMAVFGVGRLLLPFPSPKRLWIGAKLIWGASEILFPIIKAEGVRQMFFPATVPALYRAPPVYRH